The window CAGGAAGTTGCGGTGCACCTCGACGACGTTGACGTCAGCCGCGATGGCTACCTGAAGGGTCACGCGCGCCTGGCCGTAGACAGCCGGACCGGCAGCCATCAGGGTCGCCAGAGCCGCCACCAGCCCGACGACCCCTTTTGCCAGCCTCGTGCCAGTAGTGCTTCTCATCACCCGTCCCTCCTCCCACTATGGGGTTGTTCTCCGAGCGCTGCCCCGCCTACGCTATACCGCCGCACCTCGGCAACCGCCCAGGCCCACTGTACGGCGTCCTGCGGCGTGGCAGCGCGCCGGATAGGATCCTCCTCCAACCCGGGCCCGCGCACCTCCCAGGTTCGGAACCCGACAACGGGCACGCCCATGCTGAGCGCGTATGCGATCTCCGACAGGGTGCCGTATGCACCGCCTACGGCGATCAGCGCCTCCGCCGTGCGGGCGATTATGACGTTGCGCCCCTCGCCCATCCCTGTGGCGATGGGAATGGTTACAAAGACGTTTCCGCTCTCCGCGGTCGGGCCAGGCAGGATCCCCACCACAGTCCCGCTCTCCATGGCGGCACCGCGGGACGCGGCTTCCATCACGCCCTCCATGCCACCGCAGATCAGAATGCCCCCACGCTGGGCGATCCGGCGGCCTACCTCCTCGGCCCCAGCCAGCATCTCTGAAGAGGCGTTGCGCTCGCCTATCACTCCTATGCGCAGCGGAGTCCTCACGGCGCCCTTCGAAGCGATACCAGGCTACTCGCGGTAGACCTCATAGCAGTAGTCGACGGGGACGTCCCCCTCTACAAAGGACGTCCCTTCTACGATCAGCACCGGTGCGCGCGGCGTGATACCCAACAGCCTAGCTTCGGAAGGAGATGGGGTCCCTGGACGGTACGTGCGATCACACCGGGTGAACCGAAGCCCGTACCGACGCGAGATGATGAGGTAGAGGGAGTCGGACTCCAGGTCGAGACGGTCCAGGCGGTTCAGATCCGGACAACGGCACATGGGGATGTGGGAGACGTTGTACGCGATGGGCTCACCGTATACCAGACGCACGCGGCGGATCTGCAGCACCCGGTCGCTCCGGCGTAGTCTCAAGGCGTGCCGGATATGTTCGGCAGGCCTCACGCTACGCACGCCCAGGAGCCGGTTCTCCACCTCAAACCCCCGCGAACGCATCTCCTCGGTGAATGAGAGGACCGTCCAGAAACGCCTCAGTGCCCTGGGGCGGGTGACGAACGTGCCCCGCCCGTGGTCTCGCCGTACGAACCCTTCCTTCACCAGCTCCGCGATCGCCTGTCGAACCGTCATCTTGCTGACGCCGAACCGCGCCACCAGCTCCTGCTCGGATGGTAGCCTGCTGCCTTCGGCGAGCCCGTCCCGCTGGATCCAGCGCACCAGGCCCGC is drawn from Armatimonadota bacterium and contains these coding sequences:
- a CDS encoding GntR family transcriptional regulator, with translation MISRRLGESFATPVDHSSRVPKYLQVKAGLVRWIQRDGLAEGSRLPSEQELVARFGVSKMTVRQAIAELVKEGFVRRDHGRGTFVTRPRALRRFWTVLSFTEEMRSRGFEVENRLLGVRSVRPAEHIRHALRLRRSDRVLQIRRVRLVYGEPIAYNVSHIPMCRCPDLNRLDRLDLESDSLYLIISRRYGLRFTRCDRTYRPGTPSPSEARLLGITPRAPVLIVEGTSFVEGDVPVDYCYEVYRE
- a CDS encoding TIGR00725 family protein; the protein is MRTPLRIGVIGERNASSEMLAGAEEVGRRIAQRGGILICGGMEGVMEAASRGAAMESGTVVGILPGPTAESGNVFVTIPIATGMGEGRNVIIARTAEALIAVGGAYGTLSEIAYALSMGVPVVGFRTWEVRGPGLEEDPIRRAATPQDAVQWAWAVAEVRRYSVGGAALGEQPHSGRRDG